In the genome of Raphanus sativus cultivar WK10039 chromosome 9, ASM80110v3, whole genome shotgun sequence, the window CAGAGGATGTGACGAGAACCGAGGAGGTTGTGGTCTTCAAGAGGAGTAGTAGCAGCTGCATTGAGATCAACAAGACGAAGCATCATAGATTCTCGAGACTCGGGAGGTTCTTCAGGAAGATTAATCCGACGATTCTAACGTTTTGGATTATAAGAAACAGAGTGCTTGAAGACCGAGATCGCTTTGTAGCTTCCGAGGAGGAAACATGTACTTTATTGGGTCGGAAGAAGACATGTCGTCTTACTCCGGCGTGAGGAGCTCCTTCTCCGCCGCGAGAAGCTCGAGCGTCAATGGCGTTTTCGATGCAACAATAACAGAGCATCGAAAGAGTAATTTTGAAGGGAGGAAAAGCAACTTCGAAAGGAAGAAGAGTAATTCCAGCGAAACGACGGAGCACCGGAGAAGTAATTTCAGTAAACTGTCACGGAGGAGCTGTAAAGAGGCGAAGAAGCTTTAGAAAGGATGTCACAGGGACATTgctgaaatatttaaaaagttaacaGTGCACATCCAAAGAcctaaataatcttttttttttgtatatcaaGTGCAATTACTCTAAACTTTATGTCATAAAGGGtcttttagaaagaaaaataagtaTTAAAATATGGGAAAAAATGAGAGGCAGAAACAAGAAATGAACATGCGGTCTCGGCATCTTCTGCGCTTTTGGTTACAAGAATTAGAGccgggcattttatccgttaaattcgATTTGATTCGTTATCCATTGCTATTCGATCCAAAAATTCCGGATATCTTTAActtttaaatcaaaacaaatactaaaatccaatatccgttagaatcaaagaaaatcaaaaatattaaaattttgggaagcgaatattcGATCTGATccatcaatatataaatacatgtatatgttgattatatttaaagttttaaatgtataaaattatataattattactctaacatatgatttgacagattttattcacattattacttatattaaaatattacattaaagtaagaaaaaatatttatgaatattataattttttcttaagttttgtgttattataatttttaactaagttaaagttttacaaaatatgtagattcattacttcttttagattttatcttttatatcatgccaaaaaaatattttataaaacaaattgtaTCGagtttttaagattatttgtattaatcaaaataaatgagatatccgtaagtattcgcaaatatccgtttttccgaatatccgtattttcccgaagcaaaacaaatcggaaaattagatatccgtaacatttgaaacaaatcacaaatatcttCAAAAACCTGGATATCCGACTCGTGCCCAGGCCTAAGAATATAGTCAAATCTGTGATAGCCTGACACTTACTGCTTGAACCAtctctttttatttcttgtttttctattcttttagttaattgattattgttttgtccttaaataaatatttcagtTAAAACCTTTTAGTTTAAATACTACTCCTATTTATGTATAATGGGCTCTAATTTGTATGGGCCGTTCAGATATGACTCTAAATCATTTCAGCTACCTTTATTGTAGTCATTATTCATAGGTCTCTCTACTTTCAGATCGAGTTCGAGTCTCAATTTATTGTATAGTGGGATCTAATTTGTATGGACCGTTCAGAGATGATTATAAATCATTTCAGCTACATTGTAGATTTATGTTCCGGCCCATTTAAGTTTACTACGGTTATAGGCCATGAAAAGCGAGTTGGTGTTTACAAATCGATTCAGATTAATATAAAATGGTTTGAAAAACAGTCTACATTGTTTTAAACataaactagattctgatccacCCTTAAAAGGatgggtatatttttttatttgacattttgtaaaaaaattaatttttatatttatttttaattatatttgtatttttatttgtataatatattttaaatgattaataagaaattttaataattatattaaaataattgaaccaCATCTGTATTAATAGAtcatgttcctgttttaatagtattgatgtatAGTTTAgaacatgtttttcttttgattaccCGGAGTATCCGAATTCGAAGGCCCGACTAATTTCCTAGAGACCGACCCACCAACAATAAGCAAGTCTACTTGCTCTACAATGAAAATTAGATATTCATACTATCTGTATATAAATTCAAAGCTTTGAATCCGAGACGTTAGTACTTTTCTCCGTTTATCCCCTGATAAATTTCGTCAACTGGTGTACACTTATTCCTTTTTTCCCCTTTCAATGGATCCTCTTTCTTGGATGTTTAGCTGTTGTGATCTAGTTTCTATGATCTGTTTTTACTTCTAGCTTtgtttattatgtttttgtGTAAAGCTTCCAGAGAATTTCCCTTAATTCTGTCGGCCAATGTTTCCAGAGGAAGGTCCTGTTTCCTGCTGGCTTAGCTTCTAGGTGTTCTGTAACTCCTAGCCTTTGGTTTACTTCATGTGTCTTTTTGCTTAAAAGTTAGATATGACAAACTTGTAGGCGGGATGGAGGATAAAAAAAAGTCGGCAACCGTAATCCGTTTAAGTTtctgaactagattttgacccgcacttttaaagcgcgggtttattttcctttattttttaaattgacaaatatttaataaatgtcatattttcatatatttgttttttataaaaaaacttaagctttttatctttctttatcgtgtttcattttaaatgagtataggcccgaacacaatatccggacctgaagaaccaacccgaaaccgaccagaaaatcagggtcccgaacccgatcagacccggaataaatatccgaatgagttttaaattgctatatccgaagaaccggtctcGAACCcaacccgaaccgagaaccgaatgagtacccaAAGATAtctaaatatgaatatatatctaaaatatatgttataattatatttataattattttaatattttaaattaatattataagttaactatagtagttattttcggtacttttgagtatttttagataaaatatgataatttggataaacgtttaccaaaaaaactttatagaatggatattttggttacttttgcttacttttgagtaatttggatacaaaaatttgaaccgaattggatactttggttactttgagtacaaataaccgaacccgttttagatactttggttatttggttattttcaggttcttatgcatgagaaccgaatccacccggacccggaaagacccaactcgaacccgatccgaaattttataatacccaaATGGAGttaaatttcaaaacccgaaaaacccgatactcgaaagaaccgatccgtatccgaatgggtacccgaacgtccaggtttaatgaatatttatgtttagaaaattaaactttatttttaatgaatcaagttggtataactctgataaattaattttactatttgtttatattttcaaataaaaaaattatatactcttaataaagatttatacttttcaatgaaaatattcaaaaaaatttatgaatgcttaaattatattaaaaaaagaattatttcaAAAACTTAATTTCATATTCATATTAGAATTATTTCAAAAACTTATTTATGAAAGTTTAGAGAAAATATCTAATTACTTAAATGCttccattatttttttgttaattttgagaaaatgttttgtttttgacaaaaagagagaaaattgTATTGGGCTCAATTATTAATCTGATCTTTTCTTAAATATGGCCCACTGATATCGAgtatttggttttggtttttaaaaaccGTTTACGTTTAcatgttaaaaaaatagaaaaggaaagaaaaatcGTTTGGGCctacaattttattattatcgaaCATCAATAAGAGCCCATAGAGGAAGAAAACGTTAAATTACAGGAATGGCCTTCATTAAGCTGTCGAAATCTTTGCAAAATCAGTGGCATGAGAACTAAATAaaagggtatttttagtaaaaagaccaataggatcctgctttaatagtatagatatctgTCAAAAATATACTAGTTATATTAAGCCGACAAAAAGATACTAGTTTATTAAAAGATAGTCCAATTTCTTTTTAACCTCATAAATACTAACATGTTTCAGGTTTAATCTATCTACTGCATTAAATTAAGTCATATTATAAGTCATATTATTGCTGAATatctacacatatattttaGTCTATACTTTAGGATTCATTTGCAaatccagaaaaaaaattatctgtaAAGTAGTTTGCGGATTAGTCTCGGTCCTTTCATAAATCTCGAGTATCTTCgggttagtaaaaaaaaagcttatgtttgttaattatttatgtattataaaattcatcaacgtttaatttaaattatgactgattttattgttattatccGCTTGGTGGCGGTTACTGGTATTTTGCAACAATCACTTAATATACTATAAATCGCTTCCAATTATTTTAAACTTCTTAAATTCAAAAGATGATTCCAAATAGCATTTGTGTTTACAGTTGCGGACGGTAATGgaaagataatttaaaaaagatatttatataaatataaatataaaataattcaattaaattttaaaatcgaaataatagaaatactaaaatatatattatattttaatttatgcaTATTTCAATTTATGTTGTAAAGCTTTtacaattaatataattttaatattaatacgattttaatattttctaattatatatattgtaaataatattaatttatttttaaccaCTACTGCATTTGATAGTTAATGAATCATAAATACCCTGCAAATGTACAAATTTATAGCCGATGTACAAGTTATACAAATCTCTTAATAACACTTAAAACTGTAATCACTCGCATATGGGACAACAACGGTTACACCAGTCATCCTTTAATATTCTAATGCATGCTAATTGGACTGTTGAAGACCGTTTGTCGGCATTCCATAGATATGATTATATCTCAAATCTGGATGACAACCTTGTATTtgatcatataaataatacaaaatttaagTACGTAACCATACAAATGCAATTCATGGGTTATACGgaatatgtataatttaaaaagTGGTGTAATAAAGAATTTAATtagtgaaaaatattttaactaatatattaatatcaattttgaatagttttataaaatattttggatggCTAAAATTCATTGCTTTAATATCCAATTCAGATTGTTTTTTGGCTCATCGGACTATCGGTTCGACGATAGACAAACCATAgaacaatattaaatatatattaatatatctaaattttattttcatttcacatttttagaattattgatttaaaaaaataggaGTAAGTAAATATGTTAATTCAACCACAAAAAAtcgtaatatattatttagtaagtTTCAAAATGAACATATGTTAATTCAGCAACAAAATGTTGATTATGAAAAAATTGTTGGAGCTCAATAtgtatatcttttaatatagtTTGACTGGTTAGAATGGACCAAAAAAGTCCTAAAACtgtaattataaaaagataTCAAATGGAATTACAAACAGAATTGGTTAGGtgttatatcttatatattaaaacagaaattataacttttttcaTATGTGATTTTTTTCAAATGGACTATCTTTAGATAAccgttatttgaaaatataccTATCGATCATTTGATACTATATTATTACaagaatataagaaaataaaaaaaaatattctgcaGATTTTTCTAAGATTGTAATCTAATAAAAATCTTactatatcttttaaataaacataaatactaCTAAAAGTGGAAAGTCGTTTTGAAACTAATCTTATTTACATGgtatattataatttgtgttattaagatttaattattttcaaagtgGTACCACTAGTAGATCCAATGaatatttcaaaaaagaaaaattcaactCTAAGTTGTAATGTGTAAGAAGCTTATGCCTCCActtgtggattttttttttttgccgtctataatttattaaaaggAGACTAAGCCCAAAAAGGAGGAAACCCTGATACAAATACATAAGGCCCATAACACCATAAGGGCAACACTAACATACATCAACCGGACTTTAAACTGAGCCCATTAAACGAAACCTGCGACCCAATTAACCACGCATCCACCACAGCAGAAGGGACGCCCACGTGTAGAGACCCCATGTCTCACCGATCCACGCGTCACCACGTCACACACCGTGACCCATTCACCAAGACATCGCCGGAGACGACGAAACGAACACCCGTTAAGCCGGGAAACACCGGAGCCGAAAATCACCACACCCATCTTCGTCGTCAATCATGTAATCCCCAGAGAGCATCATCGGACTAGTTCCAAGATCTCATCCGGATCTATCAAATCAGTACTGACGACCGAAAATCACATCACCCTCGAATCATCCGCTTCACCATCATAGCCGCCTTACTGGAAGCTTCAATCAAAACGAATTGAAGTTTCCTCTGCAAGAGCCAGCCCAACAACGAAGCCAAAAGAACCAAGCCTAACAGGGACCCCACCGTCACCAAAGCCCGCCGTCGACTGCGAAGACCAGACAACGCGGAGGACATGTAGCCGACCGTTCACCTGAGAAGAACAGGCACCACGCCGGAGTCAAAAAGCCAGCCGCCCACCGTGAGAGAGTGCGACGCCGGATgccgaaataaaaaaaaaacatatacaaacgAGACGAAAGAAAAGGAAAGGGAAAAAGAGAGGGACGCCGGACCGACCGACGGTGGTGAAGAGAACCTCACCGTCGGCCAGAAACGGAATTCAGATTTTGTCGGCCGCTAGAGAGAAGCTGGAGCGGATCGCTTCACTTGTggatttttctaaattttgttcGAAAacgtttaatttaaataaactatAACTGAAAGAAACTTCGAAACAGTACTGTGCATGcctaatttaagaaaaaaaggatTAGTTGAACTAGCCTTTTACAAAACGAGAACGGGGCACGATGATAATGACGTAGAGAAGGTCCACTTGCTACTTGTCCCTTTTGTCCACAACTCAACTTGGCCCTTTGGCACCTTTCGTAATTCTGAATACAAatcttttgtctttttgttaAACATTATCAGTTtccttttagaaatttattttatttcttaatcCATTTTGGATAGTTACATTCCACTAGAAAGCCACAACTTCCTTTTCGAAATGATTACGAAACACACAAATTTCTCATATTTTCGTTTTTCCATTGACACATACAATATTCATAAAAACCACTAAATCATAGgggatttttaaaaaaaaattatagggaAATTATGAACATGACCACACAAAATTTAGCTAAaatattctgattttttttcttttgtcaccGATTCTGAATTAACCGCCAATTTCTCTTGATAGCAACACACCCACGACATTTGGATGTGTTTCCTTTTGTAATTacttatcaaataattatagttttttctcctacgattaatttttaaattattaaaaattctattcaactcataattttatttaaaatacagttTTATCTTTACATGACatgttttgaaattatatataatgttacgaagaaaaaaaaaatatatatatatatatatatatgtatatatatatatatatagtgcatatattaatatgttaattaaaatatggcatttatacaaaatgaaaaCACATTTTTATCAATGGTTGAATATAAAGCCAGACttatatcatattaattaaacGGATTTAAATAGAATTTATATTAAGATGTTAAATAGAATATATTTcactttttataaaatgaaaacataatttttattctatttttggtTTGAGAACCGAAAAtttatagtattatatataataaagtatTATTAAAATCATACAGCTTAATCAATATAGAAACTCGATTTAGTtattgttgttattttttttttgataacgtAGGTGGTTATTATTTACATTCATATTAAAAACTAgttaatatcttaatttttattttatttttgacaacatataagttttatttctattattaatttaaGGATTAATAAATtctttgaaattgaaaattgtCACTTTTTGTTCGTCTGTATTTTCAATATTTGATGTGTATATGAATTTACAGTATAAATAAgtctaaattatatatatatatatatatatatatccaatgctataaatttttgaaatcatatttgtgtctggatagtgttttttttttcattattcaACATCCATGTCTAATTTTGGGTAATAGATATTTTTAGAAGTTGTTTACTGAAGATGGGTTTTTATACTGAAAGATAAAATACTCAGAAAATGGTTAAACTTAGGACATGTATATTAGTTGTAGACTTGGAAAAGGCTGTCGaacaaaataatgaaaatgaaataaaggTTGTTCAGTGCCGCTTTTACAGATCCCGATCACGTGACGTAAAAATATACTTAGTAACGGAGAATCATACTTGGACAAGATAATCTTGTATGATACacacaatacaaaaaaaatcttgagtttgtttttttgattttttgtgtgTGCGCGCGCTAAAACTGTTTGCCGACTTGAGAAGAGATGGCGTGGGAAGTAGGCAACTTTCTGATGATGTGGCTGAATTTCAGCCAAACAGAAACGCCGTCGACACTGATTGCATTTGAAAACAATCATATCGCATTGTTTGTTTCTCAGAACTAGTGCAGTGATCTAGGCACTATGCACGGTTTCAcgttataaaatatagaaattacaTGAAAAGAATTTAAATCCACAAAGTTAACAGAAACCTAGAATTTTTATTTGACCGGCCAACCAGATTTCacaaatcaaattaatttttataggCCTTTTGACTGCGTTAGTTACTGCTGCCGATCTTTTCAGTCCCAATTTTCTTTCATCTGTTTCATTGGTCTCTAATAATTAGATGGTAGGTTTTTCGTCTGTATTAACTTCGTGGAAAATAACATCTATAAAAATTTTCGGCATGTTTTGAACAATCTAAGCGAATGGTTCTTATTTTTTAGGTCTCTAATAATTAGATTGTAGGTTATCCGTCTATATTAATTTCGTGGAAAATAACATCGATAAAGATTATCAACATGTTTTAAACAATCCAAGTgaatgtttcttattttttaggTCTCTAATAATTAGATTATAGGTTTTCCGTCTATATTAACTCTGTGGAAAATAACATCAATAAAGATTATCGGAATGTTTTAACAATCTAAGcgaatgtttctttttttttctaagaagGAAACCCAATTCCTTTAGTATATAGCTCATTCAACATGATTCTTATGTTCACCTAATTGTTTAATTAGGCATTATCTAGTCTAACAAGATAATACTTCATCTCGAATGAATGGATTTGTTTTGACATGGATGTCGTTGATGGTCTTCACTCTGCTTTCTGCGACATGCCAAATAAAAAGATCTCACAGTGCTTTGGTTATCTCTTAATGCTAATACATGAAGTTCTGTACTGTATAATATGAATGGTGGTTCGTATAATATGGATGGTGGTTCCACCACTACAAGTTTTCTTACTGTTAACTCCAACACACAGAAAAATTGAACATCTCTACTCACAATTTTTTGGGCGGAGCCGAATAATTCTCCTGCTTCGATAGAAGGCTCAATTGTCCAAAAGCTTTGGCAAATATCACGATCTTTTGTGAGTACAGTCAGTAAAGAATTGGTTGTCATGTCTTCCTTTCTTTCCCATGTTTTTACACCTTGAAATCATGGTTAACGTCGACTTCAGTTACTCtacttaattttatatttattgatgTTTACTAATAAGATTCTGATTGCATAAGTTTAACTGGATTATTCATTTTGTGTGAATCTGTCCTCGCTGCTCAACTTCATTTCATATCttattatcaaaagaaaaacatttttttacttTACTTTTGAAACCcctttatcatattttagttGGAATAAAATTTGGGATGAAATTTACACGTgaaagtttatatattattttaagcagtaaaaagtaataaaacaaCTATGGTTTCTAGCTTAATATTTTTCTTCGTTGGCTTTAATTAGCCAGTTATTTAATGATCTGgataaaattaaatgaattCAATAGCAAGTCTAGAAACAGTATAccgtttatttttattacaaatcaATAATCACTTTTACTATATTCGTTGATGAAtttatttcatataattttattattattatttttgttcatcgtgataaattattattttgatgattttttacACTTCAAATTTTgtgcatattttattttaccatttATACTTTTTGCAAAAATCGGATATACTACTACTTACCATTTCCAGTTGATGCATGCAATTTGATAAAAAGAACTATATCGATTTGAGTAACAGAGCCGTGCTGACTTTGTTGTAGAAAAGACATTTGCCTTAGGGTCCCTAAGTAATGTCAAATTTTTAGGGCCCctgttttatataaatgtttgtAGTATATGcgtaaaatatagttttagttttGATTCTAAGAACATGAAATCcagttttgtttgaaaaatattttttttcttctgatcaattttattaagttttatataaaattcttAAGATTAAATTGCTTTCTTAAAGCCACCTCTTGATAAATTGGTGAagtaatatatagaaaaaaacttggtgtagttttaaaataaaatatgtaaaaggTCTATACGTTAACTAAATTTATAGTTAGTTAATCATAAAACTACTATCATTTTATCCATAGTTCaaaatttccatttttattttatgtaattatatttactaCATATCTaatgtataaattataataatctgaaaattttataaaaacaataatatgtATGTAatgatttttaacatttttcattcATTCAATTTGACTGCAAGTAATATAAAGAACAAAtcatttttgtattatttagtttaaattttaataataaaaaatttccttttttaaattcGCCTTAGGCCCCTAAGAAGCTACGCACGGCACTGTTTGAGTTATTAAGaatatttgtaacatttttatatattttcaaatatatataacatttaaacTTCAAACTTTAAACACCGGATATTAAATTTGGCAGGCGGAGGAAAAATACAAAAGAGTAGGACACGTAGGGAAAAGTAAGCAGACATATGTGTGAGTGTGACGTTAGGCAACTGAGTTACATGAAAAACCAATGTCGGCAAAACAATTCAAAAAACAACTCGTCACGTCTCTCTCTATCTCCAACTCCCATATGTCTCCTTGCACTAACCACTTCCCCTGATACTATCTCCTTATAAATACCTGACTTCACTCTTtaacaatcatcatcatcacaacaCTTTTAAAAGTATGAAGacagagagagaggagaggaaggaaGAGGGGACTGACTCATCATTGGCTACTGCAGCCATGGCAGTTGCGGTTGCTGCAGCTGTTGCGGAGGAGGATAAATTGTGGTGCGGCGGAATGGTGGAGGAGATGACATGGAGCACCGTGTGGTTGCCTTTTTGGGACGTTGAGTTTGTTGAAAGAAACTACAGTTTGCTGTTCAATGATGTTGCTTGGGACGATGATATTTGGAACCTCAAGAACCTAACTCATTCGTCATAGCCAttttctttaagaaaaatatcggatttatagtttattatgtataatttttgttaattactgTCCTTCGATGGGGTTGGTTCGAAAGTAACTATCTTTAGATTTAAGAATTAGTCCGCTTTTTTAAACTGTGTTTGTGCGTTAATAAATAACTAGAGCTTGATCCTACTAGTTTACCAAGATCCCGAAAGATCTATCCCGAAAGATCTAACTCGAATTCTGtccaaaaatttataatatattaatggAGCTTAATATTAAAACCTAAAAAACTTAATATCTGAAAAACTGATCCGTGTTTAAAGGTATTTGGAAGCTCATgtctaattaattttgtaaatatttttttaaaaagttgttaaTCGGTTAAAATTCATGTCATGAATAAATCATTTTCACTTAAATATGTGAAATTATCATGACTAGCATGTAAAATAAATgatgtcaaattattaaaataaatataattaatgcagtagttagaaaaaacaaaaaaaaaatgtaataaacaCTTAAAACTGgtaaattatgtttttgtatttctttaataaatgaTGTTAAATTATTTAGAAGATGCAATAAATgaagtatttaaaataattaaa includes:
- the LOC108826406 gene encoding uncharacterized protein LOC108826406, with the protein product MKTEREERKEEGTDSSLATAAMAVAVAAAVAEEDKLWCGGMVEEMTWSTVWLPFWDVEFVERNYSLLFNDVAWDDDIWNLKNLTHSS